Proteins encoded in a region of the Flavobacteriaceae bacterium HL-DH10 genome:
- a CDS encoding acetyl-CoA C-acyltransferase, with protein sequence MKQAYIVKAYRTAVGKAPRGVFRFKRADELGAETIQHMMKELPNLDVSRIDDVIVGNAMPEGAQGLNMARFISLIGLNSVDIPGVTVNRFCSSGIETIGIATAKIQAGMADCIIAGGSESMSSVPMTGFKPELNYDTVKAGHEDYYWGMGNTAEAVANQFKVSREDQDTFAYNSHMKALKAQAENRFQDQIVPIHVEQTYIDENGKKTTKSYIVTKDEGPRAGTSLEALAKLRPVFAQGGSVTAGNSSQMSDGAAFVMVMSEDMIKELNLEPIARLVNYAAAGVEPRIMGIGPVKAVPKALKQAGLKQNDLDLIELNEAFASQSLAVIRELNLNPDIVNVNGGAIALGHPLGCTGAKLSVQLFDEMRKRNMQGKYGAVTMCVGTGQGACGIFEFLN encoded by the coding sequence ATGAAACAAGCATATATAGTAAAAGCATACAGAACAGCCGTTGGAAAAGCACCAAGAGGAGTATTCCGCTTTAAACGTGCAGACGAATTAGGTGCAGAAACCATCCAGCACATGATGAAAGAATTACCTAATCTTGACGTCTCTAGAATTGACGATGTTATTGTTGGTAATGCGATGCCTGAAGGTGCACAAGGTTTAAACATGGCTCGATTTATTTCGCTAATTGGATTAAACTCTGTTGATATCCCTGGAGTAACCGTAAACCGTTTTTGTTCATCTGGTATTGAAACCATTGGTATTGCTACTGCTAAAATACAAGCAGGAATGGCAGATTGTATTATTGCTGGCGGATCTGAAAGCATGAGTTCTGTCCCTATGACAGGTTTTAAACCCGAACTAAATTATGATACAGTAAAAGCTGGTCATGAAGATTATTATTGGGGTATGGGAAATACAGCTGAAGCCGTAGCAAATCAATTTAAAGTCTCTCGTGAAGACCAAGACACATTTGCTTATAATTCACACATGAAAGCTTTAAAGGCACAAGCCGAAAACAGGTTTCAAGATCAAATAGTTCCTATACATGTTGAACAAACTTACATTGATGAAAACGGTAAAAAAACAACGAAATCCTACATTGTTACGAAAGATGAAGGTCCTCGTGCAGGTACAAGCTTAGAAGCTCTAGCAAAACTGCGTCCTGTTTTCGCTCAAGGCGGAAGTGTGACTGCTGGAAATTCATCACAAATGAGTGATGGCGCTGCCTTTGTTATGGTAATGAGTGAAGACATGATTAAAGAATTAAATTTAGAACCCATTGCACGATTGGTTAATTATGCAGCAGCAGGTGTAGAACCCCGTATCATGGGCATTGGCCCTGTAAAAGCCGTTCCAAAAGCATTAAAACAAGCAGGTTTAAAACAAAATGATTTAGATCTTATTGAACTTAATGAAGCCTTTGCTTCTCAATCTTTAGCAGTCATTAGAGAGTTAAATTTAAACCCAGATATCGTTAATGTAAATGGCGGTGCTATTGCATTAGGGCATCCCCTTGGCTGTACGGGAGCTAAATTATCCGTCCAACTTTTTGATGAAATGAGAAAACGGAATATGCAAGGAAAATACGGTGCAGTTACCATGTGTGTCGGTACAGGTCAAGGTGCATGTGGGATTTTTGAATTTTTAAACTAA
- a CDS encoding glycosyltransferase, which produces MKSILMISLHGYVGANAELGKPDTGGQVVYVLELAERFSRLGKKVDLVTRQFENQPEYDHVDENYSVWRIPFGGKKFIRKEDMHDHLKKFVTNCLAAIKKEGKKYDVVYSHYWDAGWAGQKIAEELGVSHVHTPHSVGWWKQHTMGSDMDEKVMEKTYRFKERIRKEYFVYQMCNHVIATTLPQVDLLTKQYDVLPKNCTMIPPGIDENRFFPVPSKENDKIRVKYDIHPTDILTLGRMAHNKGYDLLIKALPTVFDLCPEARLVAAIGSDQSDQDDEGVATLKKLATELGVMDKIKWKNYIADEDLANVYRSANIFAMPSRYEPFGMVAIEAMACGTPSVITVHGGLYDLIDFGNQALFADPHRPVEFGAMMAMPLLYPKMRNELSVEGARFARRNFGWTGIAKRMIEVFKSSINQQTMESNLFY; this is translated from the coding sequence ATGAAATCAATATTAATGATCTCTTTACATGGATATGTAGGAGCCAATGCAGAATTAGGAAAACCAGATACAGGAGGACAAGTTGTTTATGTTTTAGAACTTGCTGAACGTTTTAGTAGACTTGGAAAAAAAGTAGATTTAGTCACACGTCAATTTGAAAATCAACCTGAGTACGATCATGTAGATGAAAATTATAGTGTATGGCGTATTCCTTTTGGAGGAAAAAAGTTTATCCGAAAAGAAGATATGCACGACCACTTAAAAAAGTTTGTTACTAATTGTTTGGCAGCCATAAAAAAAGAAGGTAAAAAATACGATGTTGTGTATTCACATTATTGGGATGCCGGTTGGGCAGGACAAAAGATAGCTGAAGAGTTAGGCGTATCTCATGTGCATACACCACATTCAGTGGGTTGGTGGAAACAACATACTATGGGAAGTGATATGGATGAAAAGGTGATGGAGAAAACGTATCGTTTTAAAGAGCGTATTCGAAAAGAATACTTTGTGTATCAAATGTGTAATCATGTTATTGCGACAACGCTGCCACAAGTAGATTTGTTGACTAAGCAATATGATGTATTACCAAAAAACTGTACTATGATTCCTCCTGGAATTGACGAAAATCGTTTTTTTCCAGTACCTTCAAAAGAAAATGATAAAATTCGGGTCAAGTACGATATTCATCCTACAGATATCTTAACATTAGGGAGAATGGCACATAATAAAGGGTATGATCTTTTAATAAAAGCGTTGCCGACTGTTTTTGACCTTTGTCCTGAAGCTAGATTAGTTGCCGCTATTGGTAGTGATCAATCTGATCAAGATGATGAAGGTGTAGCAACCCTTAAGAAATTGGCAACAGAGCTTGGTGTTATGGATAAAATAAAATGGAAAAATTATATTGCCGATGAAGATTTAGCAAACGTATACAGATCTGCCAATATTTTTGCTATGCCATCTCGATATGAACCTTTTGGAATGGTTGCTATTGAAGCTATGGCATGCGGTACACCAAGTGTTATTACTGTTCATGGTGGATTGTACGATTTGATTGATTTTGGTAATCAAGCCTTGTTTGCAGACCCTCACAGACCTGTTGAGTTTGGAGCTATGATGGCTATGCCGCTTTTATACCCTAAAATGCGAAATGAACTATCTGTTGAAGGGGCTCGTTTTGCACGTCGTAATTTTGGTTGGACAGGTATTGCCAAACGTATGATAGAAGTTTTTAAAAGTTCAATTAATCAGCAAACCATGGAGTCTAATCTTTTTTACTAA
- a CDS encoding acyl-CoA dehydrogenase family protein codes for MAKDLLRGGQFLVKETNCEDIFTPEDFNEEQLMMKEAVTEFVDRELWPNKARFEAKDYALTESCMQKAGEMGFLSVSVPVEYGGMGMGFVDTMLVCDYISGATGSFSTAFGAHTGIGTMPITLYGTEEQKQKYVPKLATGEWFGSYCLTEPSAGSDANSGKTKAVLSADGKSYSITGQKMWISNAGFCSLMIVFARIEDDKNITGFIVEYDSNTPNGITMGEEEHKLGIRASSTRQVFFNDTIVPVENMLSTRGNGFKIAMNALNVGRIKLAAACLDAQRRTISESVKYANERIQFKTPISSFGAIRQKIAEMATNCWVGEAASYRAAKNIEDRIELRQNNGKDTHQEAELKGVEEYAIECSVLKVAVSEFTQHCTDEGIQIFGGMGFSEDTPIESAWRDARISRIYEGTNEINRMLSIGMLIKKAMKGHVDLLGPATEVANELTGIPSFETPDYSELFSEEKSIIKNLKKLFLMVSGAALQKYGEKIEQHQQLMLAASDILIQIYLAESAILRAEKMAKKEGEENAVEQIAMAKLNLFHAIDVIETAGKHSIISFSTGDEQRMMLMGLKRYIKYVNMPNIIELRNIIANKVIKENKYCF; via the coding sequence ATGGCAAAAGATTTATTACGAGGCGGTCAATTCTTAGTTAAAGAAACAAACTGCGAAGACATTTTTACACCGGAAGATTTTAATGAGGAACAACTCATGATGAAAGAAGCTGTCACAGAATTTGTAGACAGAGAGCTTTGGCCAAATAAAGCGCGCTTTGAAGCAAAAGATTATGCTTTAACTGAATCTTGTATGCAAAAAGCAGGAGAAATGGGATTCTTGAGTGTTTCTGTACCTGTTGAATATGGCGGCATGGGTATGGGTTTTGTAGACACCATGCTTGTTTGCGACTATATTTCTGGAGCCACAGGTTCATTTAGCACAGCCTTTGGCGCACATACAGGGATTGGAACCATGCCTATTACTTTATATGGCACCGAAGAACAAAAACAAAAATATGTACCAAAATTGGCGACTGGCGAATGGTTTGGCTCATATTGTTTAACCGAACCTAGTGCTGGTAGTGATGCCAATTCTGGAAAAACAAAAGCTGTTTTATCTGCTGATGGAAAATCGTATAGCATTACGGGGCAGAAAATGTGGATTTCAAATGCTGGATTTTGTAGCTTAATGATTGTTTTTGCGCGTATTGAAGATGATAAAAATATTACTGGTTTTATTGTTGAATATGACTCCAATACCCCAAATGGGATAACTATGGGAGAGGAAGAACATAAATTAGGAATTCGTGCCTCTTCTACACGTCAAGTATTTTTTAATGACACTATAGTACCTGTTGAAAATATGCTTTCTACAAGAGGAAACGGATTTAAAATTGCTATGAACGCCTTAAACGTAGGTCGAATAAAATTAGCAGCAGCCTGTTTAGATGCACAACGTCGTACCATTAGTGAATCTGTAAAATATGCGAATGAACGCATTCAATTTAAAACACCTATTTCTAGTTTTGGAGCTATTCGTCAAAAAATAGCAGAAATGGCAACCAATTGTTGGGTAGGTGAAGCCGCAAGTTATCGTGCAGCTAAAAACATAGAAGACCGTATAGAATTACGACAAAATAATGGAAAAGACACACACCAGGAAGCCGAACTAAAAGGTGTTGAAGAATATGCCATAGAATGTTCTGTTTTAAAAGTTGCTGTTTCTGAATTCACACAACATTGTACTGATGAAGGCATTCAGATTTTTGGAGGCATGGGCTTTTCTGAAGATACCCCAATAGAATCGGCATGGAGAGATGCTCGTATTTCAAGAATTTACGAAGGTACCAACGAAATAAACCGTATGCTAAGTATTGGAATGCTTATTAAAAAAGCCATGAAGGGTCATGTCGATTTACTAGGACCAGCTACTGAAGTTGCCAATGAGCTTACAGGTATCCCTTCTTTTGAAACACCAGATTATTCAGAATTATTTTCAGAAGAAAAAAGTATTATTAAAAATCTTAAAAAATTATTTTTAATGGTATCTGGAGCTGCTTTACAAAAATATGGAGAGAAAATTGAACAACATCAACAACTTATGCTAGCGGCCTCCGATATTTTAATTCAAATATACTTAGCAGAATCGGCTATTTTACGTGCTGAAAAAATGGCTAAAAAAGAAGGTGAAGAAAATGCAGTAGAACAAATAGCAATGGCTAAATTAAACCTATTTCATGCCATTGATGTTATTGAAACAGCTGGAAAACACTCCATTATTTCGTTCTCTACAGGAGATGAACAACGCATGATGCTTATGGGCTTAAAACGTTATATAAAATATGTAAATATGCCTAATATTATAGAGCTAAGAAATATTATTGCAAACAAAGTAATTAAAGAAAACAAATACTGTTTTTAA
- a CDS encoding 3-hydroxyacyl-CoA dehydrogenase/enoyl-CoA hydratase family protein, translating into MSKRIIKKVAIIGSGIMGSGIACHFANIGVDVLLLDIVPRELNDKEKAKGLTLEDKMVRNRLVNDALAASLKSKPSPIYHQKFANRITTGNLEDDISKVAHVDWIMEVVVERLDIKKQVFENLEKYRTPGTLITSNTSGIPIHFMSEGRSEDFQKHFCGTHFFNPARYLKLFEIIPGPKTDASVLDFLNGYGEQFLGKTSVIAKDTPAFIGNRIGIFSIMSLFHAIKDMGLTIEEVDKLTGPVIGRPKSATFRTVDVVGLDTLVHVANGIAENCKADEQLELFKLPEFINTMMKNKWLGSKTGQGFYKKQVTADGKKEILSLDLNTLEYRSAQKAKFATLELTKQVDKVVDRFKILVNGKDKAGDFYRKSFAALFAYVSNRIPEITDELYKIDDAMKAGFGWEHGPFQIWDAIGIEKGIEIMKTEGLEPAAWVNDMLASGSHSFYTIKDGATYTYDIPKKTQEKIPGQDAFIILNNIRKSNEVFKNSGVVIEDLGDGILNCEFQSKMNTIGGDVLAGLNKAIDLAEKNYHGLVIGNQAANFSVGANIGMIFMMAVEQEYDELNAAIKYFQDTMMRMRYSAIPTISAPHGMTLGGGCELSMHADKVVVAAETYIGLVEFGVGVIPGGGGSKEMALRASDSFKKGDVELNTLQEYFLTIGMAKVATSAYEAFDMGVLQKGKDVVVVNKDRQIATAKAYAKIIAETGYTQPIKRKDVKVLGKQALGMFLVGTDAMEASRFISEHDHKIANKLAYVMAGGDLSEPTLVSEQYLLDLEREAFLSLCTERKTLERIQHMLKTGKPLRN; encoded by the coding sequence ATGAGCAAACGAATAATTAAAAAAGTAGCCATTATTGGTTCTGGAATTATGGGAAGCGGTATCGCTTGTCATTTTGCTAATATTGGAGTTGATGTACTATTACTAGATATTGTTCCAAGAGAACTTAATGATAAAGAAAAAGCTAAAGGCTTAACTTTAGAAGACAAGATGGTTAGAAATCGTTTAGTAAACGATGCATTAGCAGCGTCTTTAAAATCAAAGCCCTCCCCTATTTATCATCAAAAATTCGCTAATAGAATTACTACTGGAAACCTTGAAGACGACATTTCTAAAGTAGCTCATGTAGATTGGATAATGGAAGTCGTTGTAGAACGACTTGACATAAAAAAACAAGTTTTTGAAAATCTTGAAAAATATAGAACTCCAGGTACTTTAATAACCTCAAATACTTCCGGAATTCCTATTCATTTTATGAGCGAAGGACGATCAGAAGATTTTCAAAAACATTTCTGTGGCACACACTTTTTTAACCCAGCACGGTATTTAAAATTATTCGAAATTATACCAGGTCCCAAAACAGATGCTTCGGTACTAGATTTTTTAAATGGTTATGGCGAACAATTTTTAGGAAAAACATCAGTTATAGCAAAAGACACGCCCGCTTTTATAGGTAACCGTATTGGGATTTTTAGTATCATGAGTTTATTTCATGCTATTAAAGATATGGGCTTAACTATTGAAGAAGTCGATAAATTAACAGGACCAGTTATTGGCAGACCAAAATCGGCCACCTTTCGTACTGTTGATGTTGTTGGTTTAGACACTTTAGTGCATGTAGCCAATGGTATAGCTGAAAACTGTAAAGCAGACGAACAATTAGAATTGTTTAAACTGCCTGAATTCATCAATACCATGATGAAAAATAAATGGCTAGGAAGTAAAACTGGACAAGGTTTTTATAAAAAGCAGGTTACTGCTGATGGCAAAAAAGAAATTCTTTCATTAGATTTAAATACTTTAGAATACCGATCGGCACAAAAAGCAAAATTTGCAACTTTAGAATTAACCAAACAAGTAGATAAGGTTGTTGACCGTTTTAAAATTCTAGTAAATGGAAAAGATAAAGCAGGTGATTTTTACAGAAAGAGCTTTGCTGCTTTGTTTGCTTACGTTTCAAACAGAATCCCAGAAATAACAGACGAATTATATAAAATTGATGATGCCATGAAAGCTGGCTTTGGATGGGAACATGGGCCTTTCCAAATTTGGGATGCTATTGGTATTGAAAAAGGTATTGAAATAATGAAAACCGAAGGTTTAGAACCTGCTGCTTGGGTAAACGATATGCTAGCTTCTGGAAGCCATTCCTTTTATACCATAAAAGATGGAGCAACGTATACCTATGATATTCCGAAGAAAACACAAGAAAAAATTCCAGGTCAGGATGCCTTCATTATATTAAATAATATTAGAAAATCGAATGAAGTCTTTAAAAATTCAGGTGTTGTAATTGAGGATTTAGGAGATGGTATTTTAAACTGTGAATTCCAATCTAAAATGAATACTATTGGCGGTGATGTGCTAGCAGGATTAAATAAAGCGATAGATTTAGCTGAAAAAAATTATCATGGATTAGTTATTGGTAATCAAGCTGCAAACTTCTCGGTTGGTGCTAATATTGGTATGATTTTCATGATGGCAGTCGAGCAAGAATATGACGAATTAAATGCTGCTATTAAATACTTTCAAGATACCATGATGCGTATGCGTTATTCAGCAATTCCAACCATTTCTGCACCTCATGGCATGACGCTAGGTGGTGGATGTGAATTGTCAATGCATGCCGATAAAGTAGTGGTAGCTGCCGAAACTTATATTGGTTTAGTAGAGTTTGGAGTTGGTGTGATTCCTGGTGGTGGAGGCTCAAAAGAAATGGCTTTGCGCGCCTCAGATTCCTTTAAAAAAGGCGATGTTGAACTAAACACACTCCAAGAATACTTTTTAACTATTGGTATGGCAAAAGTAGCCACTTCTGCTTATGAAGCTTTTGATATGGGTGTTTTACAAAAAGGGAAAGATGTTGTGGTTGTTAACAAAGACAGACAAATAGCAACAGCTAAAGCGTATGCCAAAATAATAGCAGAAACTGGCTATACACAACCTATAAAACGTAAGGATGTAAAAGTACTTGGAAAACAAGCTTTAGGCATGTTTTTAGTAGGAACCGATGCTATGGAAGCTTCTAGATTTATTAGCGAACACGATCATAAAATCGCCAATAAACTAGCTTATGTAATGGCTGGTGGTGATTTATCAGAACCCACATTAGTAAGCGAACAATACTTATTGGATTTAGAACGAGAAGCATTCTTAAGTTTATGTACAGAACGTAAAACGCTAGAAAGAATACAACATATGCTAAAAACAGGAAAACCATTAAGAAACTAA
- a CDS encoding M1 family metallopeptidase, protein MKYRFLSLIILLIFSYTSVKAQELLSEKNNFTHQDTLRGTITPERSWWDLTYYHLDIKVNPDEKYISGKNTIQYKVLENNSVMQIDLQSPLKITKVTQNRDTLQVIDDGNAHFIKLKSKQAIGSIQSLDVYYEGNPKEAIKAPWDGGFSWKKDTNGNHFVATSCQGLGASVWWPCKDHMYDEVDSMLISVNVPSKLMNVSNGRLRKVEQIGDTKTYSWFVDNPINNYGVNVNIGDYTHFSEVFDGQGGHLDMNYYVLKSNLEKAKKQFKDAPRMMKAFEHWFGQYPFYKDGFKLVEVPYLGMEHQSSVTYGNQYKQGYLGRDLSGTGWGLKFDFIIIHESGHEWFANNITYIDIADMWIHESFTNYSENLFVEYYYGKQAGAEYVIGTRKDIKNDRPIIGHYNVNKEGSGDMYPKGGNMLHTLRQLVKDDEKWRQILRGLNTTFYHQTVSTLQIENYLSEETGIDLTEFFNQYLRDIRIPTLEYSINKKELKYRWTNIVEGFDMPVQVVIDDKEQWLFPENDWKTLKLENNIVTFTVDKNFYIETKKL, encoded by the coding sequence ATGAAATACCGCTTTTTATCACTTATAATTTTATTGATATTTTCTTATACATCTGTAAAAGCACAAGAATTACTCTCCGAAAAAAACAATTTCACACATCAAGACACATTAAGAGGAACCATAACCCCAGAACGATCTTGGTGGGATTTAACGTATTATCATTTAGATATTAAAGTAAACCCAGATGAGAAATATATTTCAGGAAAAAACACCATTCAATATAAAGTTTTAGAAAACAATTCTGTCATGCAAATTGATTTGCAATCGCCTTTAAAAATCACGAAGGTGACACAAAATCGAGACACATTGCAAGTTATTGATGATGGTAATGCACATTTTATCAAACTAAAAAGCAAACAAGCTATAGGAAGCATTCAATCTCTAGATGTTTATTACGAAGGCAACCCAAAGGAAGCTATTAAGGCTCCATGGGATGGTGGGTTTTCATGGAAAAAAGACACAAACGGTAATCATTTTGTCGCCACCTCATGTCAAGGATTGGGTGCTAGTGTTTGGTGGCCTTGTAAAGACCATATGTATGATGAAGTAGATAGCATGCTTATAAGTGTTAATGTGCCTTCAAAATTAATGAACGTATCTAATGGGCGTTTAAGAAAAGTGGAACAAATTGGTGACACGAAAACATACTCTTGGTTTGTAGATAACCCTATTAATAATTACGGTGTGAATGTTAATATTGGAGATTACACCCATTTCTCTGAAGTTTTTGATGGTCAAGGCGGACATTTGGATATGAATTATTATGTTTTAAAAAGTAATCTTGAAAAAGCAAAAAAACAATTTAAAGATGCCCCTAGAATGATGAAAGCTTTTGAGCATTGGTTTGGTCAATACCCATTTTATAAGGATGGTTTCAAACTTGTAGAAGTGCCTTATTTAGGAATGGAGCATCAGAGTTCGGTTACCTACGGAAACCAATACAAACAAGGCTATTTAGGAAGAGATTTATCGGGGACTGGCTGGGGTTTAAAGTTCGATTTTATTATTATTCACGAATCTGGACATGAGTGGTTTGCCAACAACATAACCTATATTGACATTGCAGATATGTGGATTCATGAAAGTTTCACAAATTATTCTGAAAATTTATTCGTAGAATATTATTACGGTAAACAAGCTGGTGCAGAATATGTTATTGGTACGCGTAAAGACATAAAAAATGACCGTCCAATTATTGGGCATTACAATGTAAACAAAGAAGGTTCTGGAGATATGTATCCTAAAGGCGGAAACATGTTACACACCCTAAGACAACTTGTTAAAGATGATGAAAAATGGCGTCAAATTTTACGTGGCTTAAACACAACATTTTATCATCAAACCGTAAGTACCCTACAAATTGAAAATTATTTAAGTGAAGAAACAGGGATTGATTTAACCGAGTTTTTTAATCAGTATTTAAGAGACATTAGAATACCTACTTTAGAATATTCAATTAATAAAAAAGAATTAAAATACAGATGGACTAATATTGTTGAAGGATTTGATATGCCTGTCCAAGTAGTAATTGATGATAAAGAACAATGGTTATTTCCTGAAAATGATTGGAAAACATTAAAATTAGAAAACAATATAGTGACCTTTACAGTAGATAAGAATTTCTATATAGAAACTAAGAAACTCTAA
- a CDS encoding carbohydrate kinase has product MANIVCFGEVLWDIFPTYKKIGGAPLNVALRSASFNNDVTMISAVGNDDLGNKLIDFLLENNLNISCIQVIDTFETGEVKVILNDKGSASYEIKYPRAWDKITLTKASIAAVKMSDAFVFGSLITRDEVSRDTLYRLIELAKYKVFDLNLRPPYYSKEVLLYLMNKADFIKFNDDELYEVSKSMGSQYNSLEQNLNYIADKTNTKHVCVTKGAHGAVLLYDGKLYYNSGYQIKVANTVGAGDSFLGSLISKLLNNINPQEAITFACAVGALVAQEDGANPNISSAKIDAFINP; this is encoded by the coding sequence ATGGCTAACATCGTTTGTTTTGGCGAAGTTTTATGGGATATTTTTCCAACATATAAGAAAATAGGAGGCGCTCCATTAAATGTGGCACTTCGGTCAGCATCTTTCAATAATGATGTGACAATGATTAGTGCTGTTGGAAATGATGATTTAGGTAATAAACTTATAGATTTCCTTTTAGAGAATAATTTAAATATAAGTTGTATTCAGGTTATTGATACATTTGAAACAGGCGAGGTTAAAGTCATTTTAAATGATAAAGGTTCTGCATCGTATGAAATTAAATACCCACGAGCTTGGGATAAAATAACTCTAACAAAAGCTTCTATAGCTGCTGTAAAAATGTCTGACGCTTTTGTTTTTGGGAGCTTAATTACCAGAGATGAGGTTTCTAGAGATACACTTTATAGACTTATAGAATTAGCTAAATATAAAGTGTTTGATCTTAATTTACGACCTCCTTATTATTCAAAAGAAGTTCTTTTGTATCTTATGAATAAAGCAGACTTTATTAAGTTTAATGATGATGAACTTTATGAAGTAAGTAAAAGTATGGGGTCCCAATATAATTCCTTAGAGCAAAATTTAAATTACATAGCAGATAAAACAAATACCAAACATGTTTGTGTTACTAAAGGAGCGCACGGAGCGGTTTTGCTTTATGATGGTAAGCTTTATTATAATAGTGGTTATCAAATAAAAGTTGCCAATACGGTTGGTGCTGGAGATTCTTTTTTAGGTTCGCTAATAAGTAAACTATTAAATAATATAAATCCACAAGAGGCTATAACCTTTGCTTGTGCAGTAGGGGCACTTGTTGCGCAAGAGGATGGCGCTAATCCCAACATCAGTTCTGCTAAAATAGATGCTTTTATAAATCCTTAA